One window of Bos indicus isolate NIAB-ARS_2022 breed Sahiwal x Tharparkar chromosome 20, NIAB-ARS_B.indTharparkar_mat_pri_1.0, whole genome shotgun sequence genomic DNA carries:
- the BNIP1 gene encoding vesicle transport protein SEC20 isoform X2, protein MAAAQDVHVRICNQEIVKFDLEVKALIQDIRDCSGPLSALTELNTKVKEKFQQLRHRIQELEQSAKEQDKESEKQVLLQEVENHKKQMLSNQTSWRKANLTCKIAIDNLEKAELLQGGDLFRQRKTAKESLAQTSSAITESLMGISRMMSQQVQQSEEAMQTLDFCDTSPQLPLPRLLRSVFYYEELMLLNCGVGEDSSESLGVQGDPTSPS, encoded by the exons ATGGCGGCTGCCCAAGATGTCCACGTCCGTATCTGTAACCAAGAGATTGTCAAATTCGATCTGGAGGTGAAGGCGCTTATTCAG GATATTCGAGATTGTTCAGGACCATTAAGTGCActtactgaactgaacactaaagTCAAAGAGAAGTTTCAGCAACTGCGGCACAGAATACAG GAGCTCGAGCAGTCGGCTAAAGAGCAagacaaagagtcagagaagcaAGTTCTGCTCCAAGAAGTGGAGAATCACAAAAAGCAGATGCTCAG CAATCAGACCTCATGGAGGAAGGCTAACCTCACTTGCAAAATTGCGATCGACAACCTAGAGAAGGCAGAACTCCTCCAGGGAGGAGACCTGTTCCGGCAAAG GAAAACTGCCAAAGAGAGCCTGGCCCAGACGTCCAGCGCCATCACAGAGAGCCTCATGGGGATCAGCAGGATGATGTCCCAGCAGGTCCAGCAGAGCGAGGAAGCCATGCAGACGCTGG ACTTCTGTGACACGTCTCCTCAGCTCCCACTCCCCAGGCTCCTTCGATCTGTCTTCTattatgaagaattgatgcttttgaactgtggtgttggagaagactcttcagagtcccttggagtgcaaggagatccaaccagtccatcctaa
- the BNIP1 gene encoding vesicle transport protein SEC20 isoform X1 → MAAAQDVHVRICNQEIVKFDLEVKALIQDIRDCSGPLSALTELNTKVKEKFQQLRHRIQELEQSAKEQDKESEKQVLLQEVENHKKQMLSNQTSWRKANLTCKIAIDNLEKAELLQGGDLFRQRKTAKESLAQTSSAITESLMGISRMMSQQVQQSEEAMQTLVNSSRTILDANEEFKSMSGTIQLGRKLITKYNRRELTDKLLIFLALALFLATVLYILKKRLFPFL, encoded by the exons ATGGCGGCTGCCCAAGATGTCCACGTCCGTATCTGTAACCAAGAGATTGTCAAATTCGATCTGGAGGTGAAGGCGCTTATTCAG GATATTCGAGATTGTTCAGGACCATTAAGTGCActtactgaactgaacactaaagTCAAAGAGAAGTTTCAGCAACTGCGGCACAGAATACAG GAGCTCGAGCAGTCGGCTAAAGAGCAagacaaagagtcagagaagcaAGTTCTGCTCCAAGAAGTGGAGAATCACAAAAAGCAGATGCTCAG CAATCAGACCTCATGGAGGAAGGCTAACCTCACTTGCAAAATTGCGATCGACAACCTAGAGAAGGCAGAACTCCTCCAGGGAGGAGACCTGTTCCGGCAAAG GAAAACTGCCAAAGAGAGCCTGGCCCAGACGTCCAGCGCCATCACAGAGAGCCTCATGGGGATCAGCAGGATGATGTCCCAGCAGGTCCAGCAGAGCGAGGAAGCCATGCAGACGCTGG TTAATTCTTCACGGACTATCCTGGATGCAAATGAAGAATTCAAATCCATGTCAGGGACCATCCAGTTGGGACGGAAGCTCATCACAAAATATAATCGCCGAGAGCTGACAGACAAGCTTCTCATTTTCCTTGCACTGGCGCTCTTTCTTGCTACAGTCctctatattttgaaaaaacGGCTCTTTCCGTTTTTGTGA